In Thermotomaculum hydrothermale, a single genomic region encodes these proteins:
- the rfbB gene encoding dTDP-glucose 4,6-dehydratase, giving the protein MKKVLISGGAGFIGAELAKITVSKGYKTIVIDALTYAGDFTRLQEIKDKIKFYKADTTERKAVFDIFKTEKPDIVLHLAAESHVDRSILDPSLFLKTNIIGTQNMLDASKEYGVEKFVNMSTDEVYGELGKDGKFFETTPLNPNSPYSVSKASQDMLGRAYFRTYKLPVITVRASNNYGYWQYPEKLIPVVILKAYNNEKIPVFGRGENVREWLFVTDCAEGILSLAERGRDGEIYNIGSGEEKKNIEVVKSILDLMGKPHSLIEFVKDRPGHDFRYALDFSKIRKEIGWEAKIKFEEGIEKTVKWNLENINWLMDKKKDLERLWEKVYKKQK; this is encoded by the coding sequence ATGAAAAAGGTCTTAATCTCCGGCGGAGCAGGTTTTATAGGCGCTGAACTTGCAAAGATAACCGTTTCAAAGGGATATAAAACAATTGTAATTGATGCTCTAACCTATGCTGGAGACTTTACAAGGCTTCAGGAAATAAAGGATAAAATCAAATTTTACAAAGCAGACACAACTGAAAGGAAAGCGGTTTTTGATATTTTCAAAACTGAAAAACCGGACATTGTTTTACACTTAGCGGCAGAAAGCCATGTGGATAGAAGCATTTTAGACCCATCCCTTTTTCTAAAAACAAATATAATAGGCACTCAAAATATGCTTGATGCATCAAAAGAATATGGAGTTGAAAAATTTGTAAATATGTCAACAGATGAAGTTTACGGTGAATTGGGGAAAGATGGGAAATTTTTTGAAACAACCCCTTTAAACCCAAACTCCCCTTACTCTGTTTCAAAAGCATCACAGGATATGCTTGGAAGAGCATACTTCAGAACTTACAAACTTCCTGTTATTACAGTAAGGGCTTCAAACAACTACGGTTACTGGCAATACCCTGAAAAACTTATCCCTGTTGTAATTTTAAAAGCATATAACAATGAGAAAATCCCGGTTTTCGGAAGGGGAGAAAATGTTAGAGAATGGCTGTTTGTAACAGATTGTGCAGAAGGAATTTTATCACTTGCAGAAAGAGGAAGAGACGGGGAAATATACAACATTGGAAGCGGAGAGGAAAAGAAAAACATTGAAGTGGTAAAATCAATACTTGACTTAATGGGCAAACCCCACTCTTTAATTGAGTTTGTAAAAGACAGGCCAGGCCATGATTTCAGGTATGCCCTTGATTTTTCAAAAATAAGGAAAGAAATTGGATGGGAAGCAAAGATCAAATTTGAAGAGGGGATAGAAAAAACAGTTAAGTGGAACCTTGAAAATATCAACTGGCTTATGGATAAAAAGAAAGATTTAGAAAGGCTATGGGAAAAGGTTTACAAAAAGCAAAAATAA
- the rfbD gene encoding dTDP-4-dehydrorhamnose reductase, with protein MGKGLQKAKIIITGKNGQLAKEFIKLLSLKNINFFAFDKKQLDISDFNKVNTVLKEINPDFVINCAAYNFVDKAEEERKKAYSVNTIGVENLAKVCRGIKCKIVHYSTDYVFDGNKKALYIEKDIPNPLNYYGKTKLEGEKKIKEICENFLIFRVSWVYGEGGNNFVAKFLNWAKKNKNLKVSENEVSIPTYAKTIAKKSLKAIEEGLTGLFHLTNSGYASRYQWALKIKEYLNLSNNIEPVNSSIFNLKAKRPEFSAMDNSFISKSLGIDIPQWDKDLKKYLEEIE; from the coding sequence ATGGGAAAAGGTTTACAAAAAGCAAAAATAATCATTACCGGGAAAAATGGTCAACTTGCAAAAGAGTTTATAAAACTGCTTTCCTTAAAAAACATTAATTTTTTTGCTTTTGATAAAAAACAACTTGATATTTCAGATTTTAATAAGGTGAACACAGTATTAAAAGAGATAAACCCTGATTTTGTTATTAACTGTGCCGCATACAACTTTGTTGATAAAGCGGAAGAGGAGAGGAAAAAAGCCTATTCAGTAAATACAATTGGCGTTGAAAACCTTGCAAAAGTATGCAGGGGAATTAAATGTAAAATTGTGCACTATAGCACAGATTATGTTTTTGACGGCAATAAAAAGGCTTTATACATTGAAAAAGACATCCCTAATCCGTTAAACTATTATGGAAAAACAAAGTTAGAGGGAGAGAAAAAAATTAAAGAAATTTGCGAGAATTTTTTAATTTTCAGAGTTAGCTGGGTTTACGGAGAAGGAGGTAACAACTTTGTTGCTAAATTTCTAAACTGGGCTAAAAAAAACAAGAATTTGAAAGTTTCAGAAAACGAAGTGTCAATCCCTACCTATGCAAAAACAATTGCAAAAAAATCTCTTAAAGCAATAGAAGAGGGATTAACAGGCTTATTTCATTTAACAAATTCAGGCTATGCTTCCAGGTATCAATGGGCTTTAAAAATAAAAGAATATTTAAACTTAAGCAATAATATAGAACCGGTTAATTCAAGCATATTCAATTTAAAGGCAAAAAGGCCTGAATTTTCAGCAATGGACAATAGTTTTATAAGCAAAAGCCTTGGGATTGATATTCCACAATGGGACAAGGACTTAAAAAAATACTTAGAGGAGATAGAATGA
- a CDS encoding mannose-1-phosphate guanylyltransferase/mannose-6-phosphate isomerase, with protein sequence MREIVNIVLAGGSGTRLWPISRTLLPKQFLKLNGHYSFFQQTILRHKEFTDKTIVVVNDSQYFLALEQLEEINMEDKVLFVIESVGRNTAPAICLASMLLRGEDIAIVTPSDHLITDNENYKKDFEASIKYLSDNKILTFGIKPDSPNTDYGYIETGETLEKNIYQTVKFHEKPEKETALAYLKKGNFLWNSGIFAFKIKSYLNELEKFEPEMYKACEETFLDSKMNGNLIRFKRELMEKIPANSIDYAVMEKTDRGITRLASFDWSDVGSFDSLYTIHEKDQNNNTVYKPENLINIDSKNNLIITSKGRSMVTIDINDLIVVDTKDAVLISNKGSSSKVKEAVKILKEKNSEIVESHITTFRPWGSFTVLASNKRYKVKKIYVKPHRRLSLQLHKHRSEHWVVVTGQAKVTIGNAVMLIKENESVYVPIGEKHRLENPTDKDLEIIEIQVGFPLTEDDIVRIEDDYKRE encoded by the coding sequence ATGAGGGAAATTGTAAATATTGTGCTTGCAGGGGGAAGTGGAACAAGGCTATGGCCAATAAGCAGAACCTTACTTCCAAAGCAATTCCTTAAACTAAACGGGCATTATTCCTTTTTCCAGCAAACAATTTTAAGGCACAAGGAATTTACAGACAAAACCATAGTTGTTGTAAATGACAGCCAGTACTTTCTTGCCCTTGAACAATTAGAAGAAATCAACATGGAAGACAAGGTTTTGTTTGTTATTGAATCTGTTGGAAGGAATACAGCTCCGGCAATATGCCTTGCATCAATGCTTTTAAGGGGAGAAGACATTGCAATTGTAACCCCATCAGACCACTTAATAACGGACAATGAAAACTATAAAAAAGATTTTGAAGCTTCAATTAAGTATCTAAGCGACAATAAAATTTTAACCTTTGGTATTAAGCCAGACTCTCCAAATACCGATTACGGTTATATTGAAACAGGAGAAACACTGGAAAAAAACATTTACCAGACAGTTAAATTTCACGAAAAACCGGAGAAAGAAACTGCTTTAGCATACTTAAAAAAGGGAAACTTTTTGTGGAACAGCGGGATATTCGCTTTTAAAATCAAAAGTTATCTAAATGAACTTGAAAAATTTGAGCCAGAAATGTATAAGGCATGCGAAGAAACATTCCTTGACAGCAAAATGAACGGCAACCTTATAAGGTTCAAAAGGGAATTGATGGAAAAAATCCCGGCAAATAGTATAGATTATGCGGTTATGGAAAAAACAGACAGGGGAATTACAAGACTTGCTTCCTTTGACTGGTCCGATGTGGGAAGCTTTGACTCACTTTATACAATTCACGAAAAAGACCAGAACAATAACACTGTCTATAAACCAGAAAATCTAATAAATATAGATTCAAAAAACAACTTAATAATTACTTCAAAAGGCAGATCAATGGTAACAATAGATATTAACGATTTAATTGTGGTGGACACAAAAGACGCAGTGCTTATCTCAAATAAAGGCAGCTCCTCAAAAGTAAAAGAAGCGGTAAAAATCCTTAAAGAAAAAAACAGTGAAATTGTTGAAAGCCACATTACCACTTTCAGGCCATGGGGAAGTTTTACCGTTCTTGCGTCAAACAAAAGATACAAAGTTAAGAAAATCTATGTAAAACCGCACAGAAGGTTATCTCTTCAATTACACAAACACAGAAGCGAGCACTGGGTTGTTGTTACAGGCCAGGCAAAGGTAACAATAGGCAATGCTGTAATGCTTATAAAAGAAAACGAAAGTGTCTATGTTCCAATTGGAGAAAAACACAGGCTTGAAAACCCGACTGATAAGGACTTAGAAATTATTGAAATTCAGGTAGGATTCCCTTTAACTGAAGATGACATTGTAAGAATTGAGGACGATTATAAGAGGGAGTAA
- a CDS encoding sensor histidine kinase yields MNMNGIVIAFLISLFLNAVLIIVYFRTKNLILSEKEKTENQKKYLEMFVHDMKNPLSAVKSALEIARDEEINERERKKYLNIALDSVNRVFTMILNALDIAKYSGKTFKINKQPVDLPNLVEEARETFQIALELEKKEIVFYPPQSFDTVYIDREIIKRVLENLIANSLKYTEKGKGRIEISVSMNKDKKFFEIKLIDNGQGMEEVDLEKIFEEFVQLNPVSSRNELNKGIGLAFCKLAVEAHGGEIIVNSKKGVGTVFIVRLPVK; encoded by the coding sequence ATGAATATGAACGGAATTGTTATCGCATTTTTAATAAGTTTGTTTTTAAATGCTGTGTTGATAATTGTTTATTTCAGAACAAAGAATCTCATTTTATCTGAAAAGGAAAAAACCGAGAACCAAAAAAAATACCTTGAAATGTTTGTCCACGACATGAAAAATCCTCTATCTGCAGTTAAAAGTGCCCTTGAAATTGCAAGAGATGAGGAGATTAATGAGAGGGAAAGGAAAAAATACTTAAACATAGCCCTTGATTCAGTAAACAGGGTTTTCACAATGATTTTGAACGCCCTGGATATTGCAAAGTATTCAGGGAAAACCTTTAAAATTAACAAACAACCTGTAGATTTGCCCAATCTTGTAGAGGAGGCAAGGGAGACTTTTCAGATAGCACTTGAGCTTGAAAAAAAGGAAATAGTATTTTACCCTCCACAGTCCTTTGACACTGTTTACATTGATAGGGAAATAATAAAAAGAGTGCTGGAGAATCTGATTGCAAACTCTCTTAAATACACTGAAAAGGGAAAGGGCAGAATTGAAATATCCGTTTCTATGAACAAAGATAAAAAGTTTTTTGAAATAAAACTTATAGACAATGGGCAGGGGATGGAAGAAGTAGACCTTGAAAAAATCTTTGAAGAGTTTGTTCAATTAAACCCTGTTTCTTCAAGAAATGAATTAAACAAAGGAATTGGGCTTGCTTTCTGTAAGCTTGCTGTTGAGGCTCATGGTGGTGAGATAATTGTTAATAGTAAAAAGGGAGTAGGCACTGTTTTTATTGTCAGGTTGCCGGTGAAATAA
- a CDS encoding ABC transporter permease encodes MKRGIYRFLFFSILAFCVVGFLLKPDYYSVDLSSRLFSPSFSHPFGTDYLGRDLLSRVCLGGLISFSISFIAVLISLVVGFTVAFFASVKGGFIDKMLVSLIDIFQSFPGMLLAIVFAAFFKGGIWGVIIALSVSGWVGFARLSRGLIVSKLNEDYFIYSIASGERVLKAVIKHIIPNIKTPLLVQILLSFAGAIIVEASLSFLGIGIKPPLPSWGNIIADGKEFILVAPYISVIPGVFLTLSVLCIKNFLKID; translated from the coding sequence TTGAAAAGAGGGATTTATAGGTTTCTATTCTTTTCAATTTTAGCTTTTTGCGTAGTTGGTTTTCTTTTAAAGCCAGATTACTATTCTGTTGACCTTTCTTCAAGGTTGTTTTCTCCTTCATTCAGCCACCCTTTTGGCACCGATTATTTAGGAAGGGATTTACTCTCAAGGGTCTGTTTGGGAGGGTTAATTTCATTTTCAATATCCTTTATTGCCGTTTTAATCTCTCTTGTTGTTGGATTTACAGTAGCCTTCTTTGCCTCGGTTAAAGGCGGGTTTATAGATAAAATGCTTGTTTCATTGATCGATATTTTTCAATCTTTCCCGGGAATGCTTCTTGCTATAGTTTTTGCTGCATTTTTTAAGGGGGGTATTTGGGGAGTAATAATTGCTTTAAGTGTTTCTGGATGGGTAGGGTTTGCAAGGTTATCCAGAGGGTTGATAGTCTCAAAACTGAATGAAGATTACTTTATCTATTCAATAGCATCAGGAGAAAGGGTATTAAAAGCTGTTATCAAACATATAATACCCAATATCAAAACTCCGTTGCTTGTACAAATTCTCCTATCTTTTGCTGGGGCTATAATTGTTGAGGCTTCATTAAGTTTTCTGGGGATAGGAATTAAGCCCCCTCTGCCTTCGTGGGGGAATATAATTGCTGATGGGAAAGAGTTTATTCTTGTGGCGCCTTATATATCTGTTATCCCTGGTGTTTTTCTGACACTTTCTGTTCTTTGTATAAAAAATTTTCTAAAAATAGATTGA
- a CDS encoding ABC transporter permease, which yields MIEYAIKRIIFSIPTVLAVVLIVFMLIHLAPGNPVDILVGENASSVMKTRIVKEYALDKPIITQAAFFLKNVFVNGGGNSIYYNKPCFSVIKSKFKNTLFLGIVAFLIAILLSFSLSFLSVRFHKGIIDKVIVFFATIGMSIPSFWLGILLLLAFSVKLKIFPVSGTGGFYHVFLPALTLSFPMGSYLIHIFRNELLNQIDKRFTVALKTRGIREYLIFFKHIVKNALIPVVTVLFLQLGFLLTGAIITETIFSWDGIGLLLIKAINIRDYPLVQSLAIFIAIVYIYSNLIGDFLIGVLDRRVSFEKRDL from the coding sequence ATGATTGAATATGCAATAAAAAGAATAATTTTTTCAATTCCAACAGTTTTGGCTGTGGTTTTGATTGTTTTTATGTTAATCCACCTTGCCCCAGGAAATCCTGTAGACATTTTAGTTGGGGAAAACGCTTCAAGCGTAATGAAAACAAGGATTGTGAAAGAGTATGCCCTTGATAAACCAATTATTACTCAGGCAGCTTTTTTCCTTAAAAATGTTTTTGTTAACGGTGGAGGTAATTCTATTTACTACAATAAACCATGTTTTTCAGTTATTAAATCAAAGTTTAAAAATACACTTTTTTTGGGGATTGTAGCATTTTTGATAGCTATACTTTTATCTTTTTCCCTGTCTTTTCTATCGGTTAGATTTCATAAGGGGATTATTGACAAAGTTATTGTGTTTTTTGCAACAATAGGGATGTCTATCCCCTCTTTCTGGTTAGGGATACTTCTGCTGTTAGCGTTTTCAGTGAAATTAAAAATTTTTCCAGTTTCAGGAACGGGAGGTTTTTACCATGTGTTTCTCCCTGCGTTAACCCTTTCCTTTCCTATGGGAAGCTATTTAATACATATATTTAGAAATGAACTTTTAAACCAAATAGACAAAAGGTTCACTGTGGCACTTAAAACAAGGGGAATAAGAGAATATCTTATTTTTTTCAAGCACATTGTTAAAAATGCATTAATCCCTGTTGTTACTGTGTTATTTCTTCAATTAGGTTTTCTCTTAACAGGGGCGATAATTACAGAAACAATTTTTTCCTGGGATGGGATAGGGCTTCTTTTAATAAAGGCGATAAATATCAGGGATTACCCACTTGTACAATCACTGGCGATTTTTATTGCTATTGTTTATATTTATTCAAATCTTATAGGTGATTTCCTAATAGGAGTTCTTGACAGGAGAGTGAGTTTTGAAAAGAGGGATTTATAG
- a CDS encoding sigma-54-dependent transcriptional regulator gives MIDYLFFDSNRLLEGKRLEKGKRLKFETAVFFAKQLVNAGFYYKQIGLMPDSLLPENLFVTEDNFLFVNEKTIDYKDFEESKYLSKIKEFFYSLIFGDENFEGKSLQPYLKNYSQKFTNSIDNIAQQGNSLVNLLFVIDEIQPVKVDKVDRFAHFRIGTSFFENVFKSTQNTVFWIFPFSHIVSPFLYFLGGDYSGLEIRESVPFGSYNRFAEKFFYLNLPQYSPEKLADVDLMWKRVKPLLKNIGEDIAYFELGENIDSFSLEIFEKISEEIKNFKVIVFEKKPFAKAYNKLLKKGKAAIFNPPLSGEIGIINYIYPEYSFQQFLSRLNRESEKLFIPFLYLLEKGYFSKREEVLDSLGLDKKELENLRKLKPDLILQKKGFFEKNVCKFPLERKPVTDKEIENIILKAEKGNLKSLIESKDFLKKNKSKIDLAEYVENRKNFSNSVKGFFWYCADNFKKALSFWDKEREKILYPYIVESLFFLNKFDALIDFCEQNNFFSSFYNLVVALKGKDVKGVKVDGYCALEFAYRKRDFESLKRILQQIKKKDATYYRFKAIVAYFEAQKDFKTHFDKAIEFAQSENNFLELALIYKHYGNAMYYTEDFFRARDYYLKALKIAVDIDNEGIFEDVEYNLAHIDVSMCELDRSYRYFLKLYLREKNTDHYREQIYLLKALAKINAFASRGKEAEKYLLKALEIAEIHGLKSELPQIHFVLTTVYQDLRDFEKSEYYLSLFEKESNIELYKREITYKKIELCYYKGDYEKARKYFKIWELKGEDKLQPYLYRWFEILLFKKNLAEVYDFYREVENCPLRHTVYLIKSELIKRFSRLIFVLDEETVERDYSIVRHFNDEFASTFREAIVRKKKARFDSNLFAILNQVFEHSVKGEVFTLRKVLEELAKWLGLNRIEIIPYQEDLEKEWLFVLADRGKQVCLISDTEVDDEFFPLLKFVLEIIATHVKFIYTGQDTSSYSYRCDFLNEIIGKSDVIKKLKESILKVADFNVPVLIVGESGTGKELVARALHYCSKRRRNRFIPINCAAIPANLLESELFGYEKGAFSGAVSSKKGLLEVAGDGTVFLDEIGEMSPLLQAKLLRVLQEREFTPIGSTRVKKVNARFVFATNRDLKKLVKQGEFREDLYFRIAAYNIQTPTLNDRREDIPLLAEYFLRTNEAGRDKSFSYNVLQVLKNYQYKGNVRELQNIITGALILSGDNPVIDVEHLPEYVRPSEISFKGKLKEAEEEFRRKFIKSTIERCNGNLTKAARELGITRQRLHQLLKKLGIEND, from the coding sequence ATGATTGACTATCTGTTTTTTGATTCAAACAGATTATTAGAGGGCAAAAGGTTAGAGAAAGGCAAAAGGCTTAAGTTTGAAACAGCGGTTTTCTTTGCCAAGCAGCTTGTAAATGCCGGTTTTTATTACAAGCAAATAGGGTTAATGCCTGATTCTTTACTTCCTGAAAATCTTTTTGTAACAGAAGACAACTTTCTCTTTGTGAATGAAAAAACAATAGATTACAAAGACTTTGAAGAGTCAAAGTACTTGTCTAAAATAAAAGAGTTTTTTTACTCTTTGATATTTGGGGATGAGAATTTTGAAGGAAAGTCCCTTCAACCTTATTTAAAAAACTATTCACAGAAATTTACAAACAGTATTGACAATATAGCTCAACAGGGGAATTCGCTTGTAAATTTGCTATTTGTTATTGATGAGATTCAACCTGTTAAAGTTGATAAAGTTGATAGGTTTGCGCATTTCAGGATTGGAACCTCTTTCTTTGAAAATGTTTTTAAATCAACTCAAAATACTGTTTTCTGGATTTTCCCTTTTAGCCATATTGTTTCACCCTTTCTTTATTTTTTAGGGGGAGATTATTCAGGGTTAGAGATAAGGGAAAGTGTTCCATTTGGAAGCTATAATAGATTTGCGGAAAAGTTTTTTTATTTAAACCTTCCTCAATACTCTCCTGAAAAACTTGCCGATGTTGATTTAATGTGGAAAAGGGTAAAACCTTTGCTCAAAAACATTGGAGAAGATATTGCCTATTTTGAATTGGGAGAAAATATTGACAGTTTTTCTTTAGAGATTTTTGAGAAAATTTCAGAAGAAATAAAAAATTTTAAAGTTATTGTTTTTGAGAAAAAACCTTTTGCTAAAGCCTATAATAAGCTTCTGAAAAAAGGGAAGGCAGCTATATTTAACCCTCCCCTTTCTGGAGAAATAGGAATTATTAATTATATTTATCCTGAGTACTCTTTTCAGCAATTTTTAAGCAGGCTAAACAGAGAATCAGAAAAGCTTTTTATCCCATTTCTTTATTTGCTTGAAAAAGGTTATTTTTCAAAGAGGGAAGAAGTCCTTGATTCACTGGGATTAGACAAAAAAGAACTGGAGAATTTAAGAAAACTGAAGCCTGATCTGATTTTGCAAAAAAAAGGTTTTTTTGAAAAAAATGTTTGTAAATTCCCTTTAGAGAGAAAGCCTGTAACTGATAAAGAAATTGAAAATATTATCTTGAAAGCAGAAAAAGGGAATTTAAAGTCTTTGATTGAAAGTAAAGATTTTTTGAAAAAAAACAAATCAAAAATAGACCTTGCTGAATATGTTGAGAATAGAAAAAACTTTTCCAATTCGGTAAAGGGCTTTTTCTGGTATTGTGCCGATAATTTTAAAAAAGCTTTAAGCTTCTGGGATAAAGAAAGAGAAAAGATTTTATATCCATATATAGTTGAGTCTCTATTTTTTCTCAATAAATTTGACGCTCTTATTGATTTTTGTGAGCAAAATAATTTTTTCTCTTCATTTTACAATCTGGTTGTGGCATTAAAGGGGAAAGATGTAAAAGGAGTTAAGGTTGACGGCTATTGTGCTTTGGAATTTGCTTACAGAAAAAGGGATTTTGAGTCTTTAAAAAGGATTTTACAGCAGATAAAAAAGAAGGATGCAACATATTACAGATTCAAGGCTATAGTAGCATATTTTGAAGCTCAAAAAGACTTTAAAACCCACTTTGATAAAGCAATCGAGTTTGCACAAAGTGAAAATAACTTTCTGGAACTTGCATTAATTTACAAACATTACGGTAATGCAATGTACTATACAGAGGATTTTTTTAGGGCAAGGGATTATTACCTGAAAGCTTTAAAAATTGCTGTGGATATTGATAATGAAGGAATATTTGAAGATGTTGAATACAACCTTGCGCACATAGATGTTTCAATGTGCGAGCTTGACAGAAGTTACAGGTATTTTTTAAAACTTTATTTGAGAGAAAAAAATACTGACCATTATAGAGAGCAAATTTACCTATTAAAGGCTCTTGCTAAAATAAATGCCTTTGCTTCAAGGGGAAAAGAGGCGGAAAAATATTTGTTAAAAGCTCTGGAAATTGCTGAGATACACGGATTAAAATCAGAATTACCTCAAATTCATTTTGTGCTTACAACTGTTTATCAGGATTTGAGAGATTTTGAAAAGAGTGAGTACTACCTCTCTTTGTTTGAAAAAGAGAGTAATATTGAACTTTACAAAAGAGAAATCACTTATAAAAAAATAGAACTTTGTTATTACAAAGGTGATTATGAAAAAGCAAGGAAATACTTTAAAATCTGGGAATTAAAGGGAGAGGACAAACTCCAGCCATATCTTTACAGGTGGTTTGAAATACTTCTTTTCAAAAAAAACCTTGCTGAAGTTTATGATTTTTACAGAGAGGTTGAAAATTGTCCTTTAAGGCACACTGTTTACCTGATTAAATCCGAGTTAATAAAAAGGTTTTCCAGATTGATTTTTGTGCTTGACGAGGAAACTGTTGAAAGAGATTATTCAATTGTAAGGCATTTTAATGATGAGTTTGCTTCAACTTTTAGAGAAGCAATTGTAAGAAAAAAGAAAGCAAGGTTTGATTCAAACCTTTTTGCAATTCTAAATCAGGTTTTTGAACATTCTGTAAAAGGTGAAGTTTTTACCCTGAGAAAAGTACTGGAAGAATTGGCTAAGTGGCTGGGTTTAAACAGAATTGAAATTATTCCTTACCAGGAAGATCTGGAAAAAGAGTGGTTATTTGTTTTGGCAGACAGGGGAAAACAGGTATGCCTTATTTCAGACACTGAAGTTGATGACGAGTTTTTTCCTTTGTTAAAGTTTGTTTTAGAGATAATTGCAACGCATGTAAAGTTTATATATACAGGACAGGACACATCATCCTATTCTTATAGGTGTGATTTTCTAAATGAAATTATAGGTAAAAGTGATGTTATAAAGAAGCTAAAAGAGAGTATTTTAAAAGTTGCAGATTTTAATGTACCAGTCTTAATAGTAGGAGAAAGTGGGACTGGGAAGGAGCTTGTTGCAAGGGCTTTACATTATTGTTCAAAGAGAAGGAGAAATAGATTTATCCCTATAAATTGTGCTGCAATTCCTGCAAATTTACTTGAAAGCGAGTTGTTTGGGTACGAAAAGGGGGCTTTCTCAGGTGCTGTTAGTTCGAAAAAAGGTTTGTTAGAGGTTGCTGGAGATGGCACTGTATTCCTTGATGAGATAGGGGAAATGTCTCCCCTTTTGCAGGCAAAGCTTTTGAGGGTTTTGCAGGAAAGAGAGTTTACTCCTATAGGAAGCACAAGGGTAAAAAAGGTTAATGCAAGGTTTGTTTTTGCCACGAACAGAGATTTGAAAAAGCTTGTCAAGCAGGGAGAATTCAGGGAAGATTTATACTTCAGAATTGCAGCTTACAATATTCAAACCCCCACTTTAAATGATAGACGAGAGGATATTCCTCTTCTTGCTGAATACTTCCTCAGAACAAATGAAGCGGGAAGAGATAAATCATTTTCTTACAATGTGTTGCAGGTTTTAAAGAATTATCAATACAAAGGAAATGTCAGGGAATTACAGAATATTATTACTGGGGCTTTAATTTTATCAGGTGATAACCCTGTTATTGATGTTGAGCATTTGCCTGAGTATGTAAGGCCTTCCGAAATCTCTTTTAAGGGTAAATTGAAGGAGGCTGAGGAGGAATTTAGAAGGAAATTTATAAAAAGCACCATAGAAAGATGTAATGGAAACCTTACAAAAGCAGCAAGAGAATTGGGTATTACAAGACAAAGGCTTCACCAGCTTTTAAAAAAATTAGGTATTGAAAATGATTGA